ATCCACCGGGAGACCGGCCTGCGGGTGGACATCGTGGACGGCTCCTCGCCCACCGCGGTCACCGTCTCCGCCCCGGCCGGGACCTTCGGACGCCCCGCGCTCGAACTGGCCGAGCCCTGGGTCGAGCAGGGCGTGGCCACCGCGATCGTCTCCGCGCTGGACCGCAAGACCGTCGCGCTCGCCCTGATGGTTCTGATCGCGTGCGCCCTCGCCATCGGCAACGCGGTCAGCGCGGCGGTGCGCACCCGGGTGACCGAACTCGGCGTGCTGGCCTGCGTCGGCTGGGGACGGGCAAGACTCTTCGCCCTGGTCTTCGGCGAGGCGACCGCCACCGGGCTGGCGGCCGGCTGCGCCGGCTGCGTCCTGGCGCTGGCCCTCGCCCCGCCGCTCGGCGTGCATCTGCAGGTGGGATCGGCGCTGCTGGCCGTCCCGGCGGCGATCGGCCTGACCCTGATCGCGGCGGCCGTCCCCGCCTGGCGGGCCACCCGCGCGGATCCCGGCGCCGCGGTCCGGCCCGCGGTCCTCGCGCCGCGCCGGTGGGTGCGCGCCCGCGGCGTCGGCGCGATGGCCCTCGGCAACATGCTGCGGGTGCCGGGCCGCACGCTGCTCGGCGCGTTGAGCCTGGCCATCGGGGTCGCCGCGTGCACGGTGCTCGCCGTGATCCAGGTCGACTTCCACGGGCAGGTGGTGGGCACCGTGCTGGGCGACGCGGTCACCGTCCAGGTGCGCGGCGCCGACTACCTCGCCGCGGCGATCATCATGCTGCTCGGCGCCATCTCGGTGGCCGACGTCCTGTACGTCGAGATCCGGGAGCGCGCGGCCGAGTTCGCCCTGCTCGACGCGACCGGCTGGAGCGCCCGGAGGCTCACGCTGCTCGCGGTCTACGAGGCGATCGGGATGGGCGTGCTCGGATCGCTGGTGGGGGCGGGCGCGGGCCTCGGCGGCGCGGCGTTCGCCGGGGCGATCCCGGTGAACGTGTGGCTGACCGCCGCGGCGGTCGCGCTCGGCGGCATCGCGGTGACCTGGATCGGAGCCCTGATCCCGGCGACGTTGCTGCGGCGGCTTCCGGCTGCGCAGCTGCTGGCCGAGGAATAGGCGGTCTGGCGGTCTTGGAGATCGGAAAAACCTCTGCGCCGTCCGTCAGCGGATAGGGGCGGTTCCGCGGCGCCTGAGCACGCGCCGGGCGCAGGCTGCCGGCGATGATCGGCGCCGCAATGATCGGTGCGCAGTCGACCATCGGGGAGTACACCAGTGGGCTGATACGTACGACGCCGACCGCGACCCCGGACCGCCGCCGCCTCGACGCGGCGAAGATGACCGTCGCCGGTGCGGTCGCTGGTGTGTCAGGGCTCGTCATCGCCGCCGGTGGCCTCGGCATCGGGGACGTCCTGATCCACGGTCCGCGTCCGAGCGATGCGCATCCGGCGCGGGCGATCTGCGCGTCGGTGCTGCTGGTTGCTGTGTGCGTTCTCGGCGGCATGGCGATCGGCACGTTGCTGCGCCCGTGCGGCTGCCTTGATGTGCTCGTGCGTGGATTGTGGGTCGTGGGTTCCGCGTCGGCCGGACTGGTACTCCCAGATTTCGTGGTCCAGTGTCCGGGGGTCGGCGTTCATGCGGGTGGCGGCGGCATGGACGAGGGCGGCGACGTCGTCCGGCGCGAGCGTGTCCTGCTCGACTCCGAGGGCCGCGGCGGTGAACCTTCTGATCATCCGATCGGGCTTGACGTCGGGTAGGCCGAGGAGCATGCGTAGATACCGCCAGGAGATCCCGGATCCCTGGCCGGGCACGGTGCGCCAGGCGTCTTGTGCGCTCTGGCCGAGACCAGTGCCTTCGGCGGCTTGAAATTGCTCGGCGGTGTCGATTCCGAGGTCTTTCAGCAGCGATGCGGCCGTGTGAACGGCCTCGGCCTTGCGTGCTGCGCCCGGCTGTGTCGAGACGCGGTTGCGCGTCCCGATCGTGTCGATGAACGCGTCAACTCCGCCCAGTCGGTCGTATAGGTCCAGCAGATCGCTGAGGGAGTCGTTGGAGGCGTCCGCCTGCTCCAGGCGCCTGAACCCGCGATATCGGCGGATCACCCCGCAGGTGATCGGGTATCGCGTGCTGAGTGACCAGATCGCGTCGATCACCGCGAGGGCGATGCCCTCGGGGTAACCGGCCACTCCGGTCCACTGCTCGGGCGGCGGCAGCAGACGTGAGCAGGCGGCCACGAGTTTGTCGAGGTCGTCGCCGGACTTGTCGCCAAGGGGCCCGGCCTCGTCAGACATGCGATTTCCTCCATGGGAGCGCTCGGCACACTCTCGCACGGCCTCCGGCATGATCACTGTGCTTTTCCGTATTCCGAGGGCCGCTGCTACTGCCGGGCCCGGTGGACGGACGCCATCGCGGTCGCGAACGAGACCAGTTACGGCGCCCATGCCCCCCACCTCTGCGTCCGATCGGGCGATTCGGCGGTTGCCGCGCGGCGCGTCGGGGAGAACGTGCTGGACGATTCGGGCTGAGTATTACATAACTGTTCTCACATGGATGTGTGGTGCTCGCGGTCAGTGAGCTGGTGACCAACGCCGTCTGCCACGCACCCGGGCCCTGCACGCTGGAGATGGCGGCAGAGCGCGGCCACGTGCGCATCACGGTCAGCGACACCTCCCGACTGGTTCCGCGCGCCAGAACGCCGCAGTACGACGGCAAGGGCACGCGTGCTTCCAAGGAACTCGATCGAAGTCGAGGAGCTGCGTCCGCCGGCCGCGGCTGCCGCCTCGCGGAACGCGCACGGGCTACCCGCCGAGAAGAACCAGGCTGACGGAGCCCGGCAGCGCGCCGTGGATTGCTTCTGCCGGGCTCGGTTCCTTACCTCGGAGCCCGCAGCGTGTGAGCCGGGCCGCGTTCGGGGGCGCTTTCCCGCAGAACCAGGTCCACGGGATAGAAGCGGCGAAAACCGAAGCCGGGGTCGCCGTCCATGAGGATGCGGGTGGCGTCGGCGGCCATCTGTTCGACCGGCAGCCGCATGGTGGAGAGCGGCGGGTTGGTGCAGATCGCGGCGAGGCTGTCGTCGAATCCGATGACTGCGACGTCCTCGGGGACGCGGAGGCCGGTGGCCGTGATCGCCTGGATGGCTCCGGCGGCCATGAGGTCGCAGGCGACGAACATGGCGTCGATCTCGGGATGGCGCTCGAGCAGTTCCCGGGCGGCGTCGTGCCCGCCGTCCCGGCAGAACCCGCCGTCCGCGCCCAGTTCGGGCAGCCCGAGGTCGGTGATGGCGTTGCGGTATCCGTCGCGGCGTTGTGCGGCGCAGCTGTTGGTGACGGGTCCGTGGATGGCGGCGATGCGGCGTCGGCCGATCCGGTGGAGGTGGCTGACGGCGGTGCGCACCGCGCCGAGGTTGTCCACCTCGAGCGCGGGGACCGCGGGTGCGGTCGGGACGAGCGAGATGACGCGGCGACAGCGTAGGTAGTAGCGGGTGGCCAGCTCTGGCGTCACGTTGGCCAGCAAGGCGCCGACGGTCGCGTCGGCGGCTAGCGCGTCGA
This genomic window from Actinospica robiniae DSM 44927 contains:
- a CDS encoding ATP-binding protein; translation: MLAVSELVTNAVCHAPGPCTLEMAAERGHVRITVSDTSRLVPRARTPQYDGKGTRASKELDRSRGAASAGRGCRLAERARATRREEPG
- a CDS encoding LacI family DNA-binding transcriptional regulator, encoding MNQAARAQRGKPTIRDVASAAGVSAATVSRVINHAAGASPSIRTRVRAVAAELGYQPSSTARALATGRTRTIEMIVTDSCTSGWIGAHPHYGRVLAGVMSALEGTGTQLRIHALTPDRAAAAIDALAADATVGALLANVTPELATRYYLRCRRVISLVPTAPAVPALEVDNLGAVRTAVSHLHRIGRRRIAAIHGPVTNSCAAQRRDGYRNAITDLGLPELGADGGFCRDGGHDAARELLERHPEIDAMFVACDLMAAGAIQAITATGLRVPEDVAVIGFDDSLAAICTNPPLSTMRLPVEQMAADATRILMDGDPGFGFRRFYPVDLVLRESAPERGPAHTLRAPR